The Litoribacterium kuwaitense sequence AAAGGCTGATATTTCGAGGAAATTAGATGATATCGAAAATCAAGGTCTAAAGTGAGGTGAAAAGCAATGTTGGTCAACAAAGCATACAAATTTCGTATTTACCCAAACAAAGAACAAGAAATCTTAATCGCAAAGACGATTGGTTG is a genomic window containing:
- a CDS encoding helix-turn-helix domain-containing protein, whose amino-acid sequence is MLVNKAYKFRIYPNKEQEILIAKTIG